A single region of the Triticum dicoccoides isolate Atlit2015 ecotype Zavitan chromosome 2B, WEW_v2.0, whole genome shotgun sequence genome encodes:
- the LOC119364175 gene encoding chaperone protein ClpD2, chloroplastic-like: MEACCCSSSSAPPASILATGAGLRRRFSPATAAASGGRAVALALAPPLRASSAALLVAPPRRGQQRRGAAGLVVRAVFERFTERAVKAVVLSQREARGMGDEVVAPHHLLLGLVAEDRSAAGFLASGVRIERAREACRAAVGKGGPAQAATGLATDVPFSGASKRVFVAAVEFSRNMGCNFISPDHIALGLFDLDDPTTNSILKSLGVVPTQLAKQALTRVKGELAKDGREPLGLSSFKLRDKSTAGNGRTAIAKYSNKKKEKSALAQFCIDLTMRASGGFIDPVIGRTKEIERVVQIICRRTKNNPILLGEAGVGKTAIAEGLALKIANGDVPIFLVGKRILSLDVALLMAGAKERGELEARVTSLIREVRKADDVILFIDEVHTLIGSGIAGRGNKGAGLDIANLLKPALARGELQCIASTTLDEHRLHFEKDKALARRFQPVYVNEPSQEDAVKILLGLREKYETYHKCKYTLEGINAAVYLSVRYIPDRHLPDKAIDLIDEAGSRARMESFKKKKEEQCSIILKSPDEYWQEIRAVQAMHEVALTNRLKYSLNENDQENEVNVEVLDDSKTSPTATPSASADEPSVVGLEEIARVTSLWSGIPVQQLTADERKLLVGLDDELRKRVIGQDDAVVAISRAVKRSRTGMSDPDRPIATLLFCGPTGVGKTELTKALASTYFGSESAMVRLDMSEYMERHAVSKLIGSPPGYMGFGEGGTLTEAVRRKPFTVVLFDEIEKAHPDIFNILLQVFEDGHLTDSQGRRVSFKNTLIVMTSNVGSTSISKGTMSMGFQTQNDTEENTYAVMKSLVMEELKAFFRPELLNRMDEVVVFRPLEKTEMLAILNIILEEVKGRLLALGIGLVVSDAMKNMVSQQGYDKSYGARPLRRAVTQLVEDVISEAILSGQYKPGDTIMMDTDDKGKPCLSRLNDQTVQVSDPTPMH; this comes from the exons ATGGAGGCGTGCTGCTGCTCCTCGTCGTCGGCCCCGCCCGCCTCCATCCTCGCCACGGgcgccggcctccgccgccgctTCTCCCCGGCGACGGCCGCGGCGTCGGGCGGGAGGGCGGTGGCGCTTGCGCTTGCACCCCCGCTCCGCGCCTCCTCCGCGGCTCTGCTGGTGGCGCCGCCTCGGCGGGGGCAGCAGCGGCGCGGGGCCGCGGGCCTCGTCGTCAGGGCGGTGTTCGAGCGGTTCACCGAGCGGGCGGTCAAGGCGGTGGTGCTCTCGCAGCGGGAGGCCCGCGGGATGGGGGACGAGGTGGTGGCGccgcaccacctgctgctgggcctCGTCGCAGAAGACCGGTCCGCCGCGGGGTTCCTCGCGTCGGGCGTCCGAATCGAGCGCGCCCGCGAGGCGTGCCGTGCCGCCGTCGGGAAGGGCGGGCCTGCTCAGGCCGCGACGGGGCTGGCCACGGACGTGCCCTTCTCTGGGGCCAGCAAGCGCGTGTTCGTCGCGGCCGTCGAGTTTTCCAGGAATATGGGGTGCAACTTTATCTCCCCGGACCACATTGCGCTCGGCCTCTTCGACCTGGACGATCCGACAACCAACAGCATCCTCAAGAG CTTAGGAGTAGTTCCCACTCAGCTAGCAAAGCAGGCTCTTACCCGAGTCAAAGGGGAGCTAGCAAAGGATGGCAGAGAGCCTCTGGGTTTGTCTTCTTTCAAATTGCGTGATAAGTCTACTGCTGGAAATGGGAGGACTGCCATTGCCAAATACTCCAATAAAAAGAAAG AGAAGAGCGCACTAGCTCAATTTTGTATAGATTTGACTATGCGAGCCAGTGGAGGGTTTATCGATCCTGTTATTGGTCGCACGAAGGAGATTGAAAGAGTAGTTCAGATTATATGCCGGCGCACAAAGAACAATCCAATTCTTTTGGGTGAAGCAGGTGTTGGCAAAACTGCCATTGCTGAAGGGTTGGCTCTTAAAATTGCTAATGGAGATGTACCTATTTTTCTTGTG GGAAAACGTATATTGTCACTAGATGTTGCTTTACTGATGGCTGGTGCAAAAGAGAGGGGTGAATTGGAAGCCAGGGTTACAAGTTTAATACGTGAAGTGCGCAAAGCAG ATGATGTTATTTTGTTTATCGACGAGGTTCATACTCTTATTGGGTCTGGAATTGCTGGAAGAGGAAATAAGGGAGCTGGTCTTGATATCGCTAATCTGCTGAAACCTGCACTTGCTAGAGGTGAATTGCAG TGCATTGCATCTACAACTCTGGATGAGCACCGTTTGCATTTCGAAAAGGATAAGGCTTTGGCCCGCCGATTCCAGCCAGTATATGTAAATGAGCCCAGTCAG GAGGATGCTGTGAAGATATTACTTGGTCTGCGTGAAAAATATGAGACTTATCACAAATGCAAATACACCTTAGAAGGCATCAATGCGGCAGTTTATTTATCAGTGAGGTATATCCCTGACAGGCATCTTCCTGACAAGGCTATTGACCTAATTGATGAGGCCGGTAGCAGAGCTCGGATGGAATCAtttaaaaagaagaaggaagagcaGTGCTCTATTATTTTGAAGTCACCAGATGAATATTGGCAAGAGATTAGAGCTGTCCAGGCCATGCATGAAGTG GCACTGACTAACAGGTTGAAATATTCTCTAAATGAAAATGACCAAGAGAATGAGGTTAATGTTGAAGTACTGGATGATAGCAAGACAAGCCCGACAGCAACACCCTCAGCTTCAGCTGATGA ACCATCTGTGGTTGGGTTAGAGGAAATTGCAAGAGTCACATCATTGTGGTCAGGCATACCAGTCCAGCAGTTGACTGCAGATGAAAGAAAGCTTCTAGTAGGACTAGACGATGAACTCAGAAAGCGTGTCATAGGTCAAGATGATGCTGTTGTGGCTATATCAAGAGCTGTGAAGAGATCACGCACTGGCATGAGTGATCCTGACAGACCTATTGCTACTCTACTTTTCTGTGGTCCAACAGGAGTTGGAAAGACTGAATTAACTAAAGCTCTAGCATCAACTTATTTTGGATCT GAGTCGGCTATGGTTAGATTGGATATGAGTGAGTACATGGAGCGGCATGCTGTGAGCAAGCTGATAGGCTCTCCTCCAGGGTACATGGGATTTGGTGAAGGTGGTACTTTGACAGAAGCAGTCAGAAGAAAACCATTCACTGTGGTATTGTTTGATGAAATAGAGAAAGCTCATCCTGATATTTTCAATATTCTTCTCCAAGTGTTTGAAGATGGTCATTTGACGGACTCACAG GGCCGCAGAGTTTCCTTCAAGAATACATTAATCGTCATGACATCAAATGTTGGTTCTACATCGATTTCCAAAGGAACGATGAGCATGGGTTTCCAGACGCAGAATGATACAGAAGAGAACACATATGCTGTAATGAAATCCTTGGTAATGGAAGAGTTGAAGGCATTTTTTCGACCTGAATTGCTCAATAGAATGGATGAGGTGGTTGTGTTCCGTCCACTGGAGAAGACTGAG ATGCTGGCTATTCTTAATATAATTCTGGAAGAGGTGAAGGGTAGGCTGTTGGCGCTCGGTATCGGCTTAGTAGTATCTGATGCCATGAAGAACATGGTTTCTCAGCAAGGATACGACAAGAGCTATGGTGCGCGGCCACTTAGAAGGGCCGTCACTCAGTTGGTTGAGGATGTCATCAGCGAAGCAATTCTCTCTGGGCAGTACAAACCTGGCGATACCATAATGATGGACACTGATGACAAGGGAAAACCTTGCTTGAGCCGGTTGAATGATCAGACTGTTCAAGTTTCTGATCCAACGCCAATGCATTGA